The following coding sequences are from one Pigmentibacter sp. JX0631 window:
- a CDS encoding transglycosylase SLT domain-containing protein has translation MVFVPEYFSSVPEGQAFHYVAKKREIPCHVLFLAAAGKVTSNKLPADERLLMLNFAKAACNTQNPDILWQIAHVESAFKIRIVNVAGKKTLIGDEAKKYLLKGISKESNIDIGPLQINWRANGSKFKFEPINFLNGDFSVNFLSNNILKNYVSSCGTKWINCYHSYDKSRGSQYREKIDISGEKLRKILLTYL, from the coding sequence GTGGTTTTTGTTCCTGAATATTTTTCTTCTGTTCCAGAAGGACAAGCTTTTCATTATGTAGCAAAAAAAAGAGAAATACCTTGCCACGTTCTATTTTTAGCTGCGGCGGGTAAAGTAACGTCAAATAAACTACCTGCGGATGAAAGACTCTTGATGCTTAATTTTGCTAAAGCTGCATGTAATACGCAAAATCCAGATATTTTATGGCAAATAGCCCATGTAGAATCAGCATTTAAAATACGAATCGTAAATGTAGCTGGAAAAAAAACATTAATTGGGGATGAAGCAAAAAAATACTTATTAAAAGGTATATCAAAAGAATCCAATATTGACATTGGCCCTCTTCAGATCAATTGGCGGGCAAATGGCTCGAAATTTAAGTTTGAACCTATTAATTTTTTAAATGGTGATTTTTCAGTTAATTTTTTATCAAACAATATATTAAAAAATTATGTAAGTTCTTGCGGAACAAAATGGATAAACTGTTATCATTCTTATGACAAATCTAGAGGTTCTCAATACAGAGAAAAAATAGATATATCTGGTGAAAAATTAAGAAAAATACTGTTAACTTACTTATAA